The proteins below are encoded in one region of Pseudomonas putida NBRC 14164:
- the murI gene encoding glutamate racemase encodes MAERSAPVGVMDSGVGGLSVLAEIQRLLPNETLLYVADCGHVPYGEKSPDYIRERCRRIAAFFQAQGAKAMVLACNTATVAAVADLRELYPTWPLVGMEPAVKPAAAATRSGVVGVLATTGTLQSAKFAALLDRFANDVQVITQPCPGLVELIETGDLTSLALRQMLFGYVQPLLAAGCDTLILGCTHYPFLRPLLADLVPADVAIIDTGAAVARQLQRLLGANDLLAEGPAGDARFWTSADPENLRKILPVLWRKSDDVQSFAL; translated from the coding sequence ATGGCTGAGCGCTCGGCGCCGGTCGGCGTGATGGACTCGGGGGTCGGCGGTTTGTCGGTGCTCGCCGAGATCCAGCGCCTGCTGCCCAACGAGACGCTGTTGTACGTGGCCGACTGTGGCCATGTGCCTTATGGCGAGAAGTCGCCCGACTACATCCGTGAGCGCTGCCGGCGTATTGCCGCGTTCTTCCAGGCACAAGGCGCCAAGGCCATGGTACTGGCGTGCAACACCGCCACGGTAGCGGCGGTGGCTGACTTGCGCGAGTTGTACCCGACCTGGCCGCTGGTGGGCATGGAACCCGCCGTGAAGCCTGCGGCGGCGGCTACCCGCTCGGGCGTGGTCGGTGTGCTGGCCACTACCGGCACCCTGCAGAGCGCCAAATTCGCCGCTTTGCTCGACCGCTTTGCCAACGACGTGCAGGTCATCACCCAGCCTTGCCCGGGGCTGGTCGAGCTGATTGAAACCGGCGACCTGACCAGCCTGGCACTGCGACAGATGCTGTTTGGCTATGTGCAGCCGCTGCTGGCCGCCGGCTGCGATACGCTGATCCTCGGTTGCACCCATTACCCCTTCCTGCGCCCGTTGCTGGCCGACCTGGTGCCGGCGGACGTGGCTATCATCGACACCGGCGCCGCTGTGGCGCGCCAACTGCAGCGGCTGCTGGGTGCCAACGATCTGTTGGCCGAAGGCCCGGCCGGCGATGCCCGCTTCTGGACCAGCGCTGATCCAGAAAATCTCAGAAAAATCCTACCTGTGCTGTGGCGTAAGTCCGACGATGTGCAAAGCTTTGCGTTGTGA